The DNA segment CCTCACGCACTTTGGCGGCGACCTCGGCGACACCGCGATCGAAGTCTACGTGCATCGCGTGCGCAAGAAGCTGGAAAACTGCCGTGTCGAGATCGTCACGGTGCGCGGCTTCGGTTACCTGTTGCAGGAAATCCGTCAGGCCGCATAATCGTCATGAAGGCCGCGATCCATTTTGCGGCCTGACGGCGCCGGGCCGGCGCAGCGCACCCGGTGCGCCATTCGTCGGCGTCGGCGAATTTTCACGGCGCCTCGCGCCGTTGCCCCTTTTCCGCGCGTTCGATCATGCCCCAGCCGGCCGCCAATAGTTTGCGCCGCACGCTGCTGCGGCGCCTCGCTGCTCCCCTTTCGCTGCTCGCGCTGATGAGCGGCCTGATCGCCTACTGGCTTGCGTGGCAGTACACACAGCACGTGGTCGACCGGTCGCTTGCCGATCTCGCCACCGCGATTTCCAAACAGATCCAGATTGCCGGCCCGGACGCCAGAGTGGCCGTGCCGCCGCTGGCCCAGGCCATGTTCTCGGACCCGGTGGAGCATCTCGTCTACCGGATCAGCAACGGCGATACCGAAATTGCCGGCGATCACAATCTGCCGCTGCAGGGCACCAGCGTGCGTCGCATGCATTACGCGTATGTGTTTGAGACACAGCACGAGGGCGTGACCGTGCGTGTCGCCCAGGTGCGGGTCGACCAGCCGACCGGCAATCCGATCGTCGTGGAAGTGGGTCAACCGGTGCACCACCGGTTTCGCATCGCGGCTGAATTTCTGGTGGCGATCATGATGCCGCTGCTATTGCTGCTGCTCGCGGGCTGGGTCATCGTATGGCGGGTGGTCAACCAGCAGCTCAATCCTTTGACCGATCTTGCCGACTCGCTCAATCGGCAGACGCACACGTCGCTCGAACCGGTTGACGAAACCTATGTGCCCGTCGAAATCAGGCCGCTGACAGGTGCGCTCAACGCGCTGCTCGGCCGGCTGAAAACCGCGCTCGACGGCCAGCGCAAATTCATCGCGGATGCCGCGCATCAACTGCGCACGCCGCTCACCGCCGTCAAGCTGCATGCCGAGCAGGCTGCCGTGGCGCGCGATCCGCAGCAAACGCTCGTCGCCGTGCGTGAATTGCGTGCCGCCGCGGACCGCGCGGTGCGCCTTTCGAATCAACTGCTTTCGCTCGCGCGCGCCGAACCGGGCGAGCAGGCCGCGCGCTTTGTTAACGTGGACATGGCGGCGCTGGCTTTCGATACGGGCGCGGAATGGGTGCCGCGCGCGTTGGCGTCGCACGTCGACCTGGGTTTTCAGCGTCTCGACGATCCGGAGAACGAATACGCGTTGATGGCGCGTGGCAATCCGGTGCTGCTGCACGAGGTGATTGCGAATCTATTGGACAACGCGCTCAAGTACGTGCCGCCGTCGCGCTTCGACGGCGGCCGGATTACGGTTACGGTCTCGCAAAACGTCTACAACGAGGTGCGCATGGCCGAAATTATCGTGGAAGACAATGGACCCGGTGTACCGAGCCCGCAGCAGCCTGATCTGTTCAAACGGTTTTTCCGCGGCGACGGTCAGAGTGATGCCGGCGTGGATAGCGGCGCGGGCCTCGGTCTCGCAATCGTCCACGACATCATGGTGCTGCATCACGGTAGCGTGCATTACGAAGATGCGCCCGAAGGCGGCGCACGTTTCATCGTGCGTATTCCGGTGGTGAGCGCAACCGTGCAAACCTCGCGCGATGATGAAGCGCATCGGCGTCTGGCAAAAAAATCGGCGCATTCGGCGCCGATTGACTTGTAGAGGCTGTTGCACCAGTCGCCGCCCTGCGCTCATTCGTGTGAGCGGCCCGGACAGCCGAGCGCGTTCATTTCTTCGCTTTTTTCGACGGCGCCTTGGTCTTCTTCGCCGTCTTGCCGGCTTTGGCCGCGCTCTTCGCTTTCTCCGGCGGTGCGAGCATCGTGCCGCGGCACTTGCGCGCGCCGCAACGGCATTCGTATTCCTTCTTCAATTTCTTCGTTTGACGAGCGTCGATCACGAGGCCGTAGTCGTAAAAGACTTCCTCGCCCTGCTCGATATCGCGAAGCGCATGCACGTACACGCGGCCGTCGATTTCCTCGGCCTCGCAGTTCGGCGCGCAAGAATGGTTGATCCACCGCGCGCTGTTGCCATTCACCTTACCGTCGATAACCTTGCCGCTATCGAGCGCAAAGTAGAAGGTATGGTTCGGTTCGGCCGGATTATGCGGATGACGGCGCAATGCTTCTTTCCAGGAAATCCGCTCGCCCTTGTATTCGATCAGCCGCTCACCGGCCTTGATCGGTTCGACGGCAAACACGCCCTTGCCGTGCACACCCGAACGACGCACGGCGATCCTGCGTGAACTCATTGAATGAATCCTTGTGAAGTACTGGGATGAAATCCGGCGGCCGGCAGAATGACCCGCGTCTGACGCGCTGCTTTTTCCGACTCGAATAGCAAACGCGGCGCCTTGGGAGCGCCGCGTCGACCGGCGGCGCACACGCGCCACAACCGGCATCCTACACGCTGAATATGGCTTCCTTCAACCGTCTACAGGACGTGTGCGGGGCGGTCACCCCGCGAGCTTCAACGTTGTCCGAACGAGATGTCGCCAAACAGTGCTTTCTGCTCGCGCGGTTGCGAGCGCCAGTACTGCGGCGGCGCTTCGACGGTCGCGCCCAGTTGCGCGGCGGCATGCCACGGCCAGCGCGGGTTGTACAGCAGCGCGCGCGCCAACGCGATCAGATCGGCGTCGCCCTCTTCGATCAGTTGCTCGGCATGCAGCGGATCGGTAATCAGTCCGACGCCGATTGTCGTGAGGCCTGTCGCCTGTTTGACCGCGCGTGCAAACGGAATCTGATAGCCCGGCTCAAGCGGGATTTTTTGCAACGGCGAGACGCCGCCCGACGACACATCGATCCAGTCGCAGCCGCGCTTCTTCAATTCCTGGGCAAACGCGATCGTGTCTTCGAGGGCCCAACCGCCTTCGACCCAATCGGTTGCGGACACCCGCACGCCAACCGGTTTGTCGGCGGGAAACGCGGCGCGCACGATATCGAAAATCTCCAGCGGAAAACGCATGCGATTTTCGAGCGAACCACCGTAGTCGTCCGTGCGTTGATTCGCGAGCGGCGAGAGAAACTGATGCAGCAGATAGCCGTGCGCCGCGTGAACTTCGAGCGCGTCGATGCCCAGGTGTGCCGCACGTCTTGCCGATGAAGCGAAGGCTTCGCGAATACGGTTGAGTCCGGGTGTATCGAGCGCCAGTGGCGGCTCCTCGCCGGCTTTGTGCGGCAACGCGGAGGGTGCATGCGGCAGCCAGCCGCCCTGCGATACCGGAATCAGCTGACCGCCTTCCCACGGCACATGGCTCGATGCCTTGCGCCCTGCATGCGACAACTGCATCGCCACCTTGATATGCGAATGCTTGCGGATCGCGGCGAGCACCGGCACGAGCGCTTCTTCGGTCGAGTCGTCCCACAAACCGAGATCGCCCGGTGTGATCCGCCCGTCCGGTTCCACAGAAGTTGCCTCAATGCACAACATGCCTGCGCCGGACAACGCCAGGCTGCCGAGGTGAATCATGTGCCATGCGGTCGCCTCGCCGCGCTCGGCGGAGTACTGACACATTGGCGACACGACGATGCGATTGGGGAGCGTCACGCTACGCAGCGTGAGCGGAGAGAAAAGCGCGCTCATGAATGGATCCCAGTGAAAGCCCGACAGCAAACGAGCATAGCACCGCGAGTGATTTACTGCAGGTGCGGCGGGCGTCAGGGCTTCGACTGCGCTTCCACCTGATCGAGCCATTCGCCGAACATCCGGCGCGCGGCCGCTTCCATCGTCGGGCCCAACTGTGCGGTCTCGGCGCGCAGCCGGCGCGCGTCGATACCATGCGCGACGAGTTCGCCCGCGTTGCCGATCAGCCAGGGCTCGAAGCGGTCAGCGCGAATCTCCGGATGACATTGCAGGCCGAGCACATGATCGCCCCACGCGAACGCCTGGTTCTCGCACGCGGGTGTGGATGCCAGAAGCGTGGCGTTGTCGGGCAGGTCGAACGTGTCGCCATGCCAATGCAACATGGAAGTCTGCGCCCCGTCCAGATGACGAAGCGGCGACGCGCGCCCGGCGTCAGTCAGCGTGAGGGGCGTCCAGCCCAGCTCGGTGCGCCCGGACGGATAAACCCGTGCGCCGAGCGCGCGCGCGATCAGTTGCGCGCCGAGGCAGATGCCCAGCGTGGGCAAGCCGGCCGCAATGCGCTTTTCGATCAGCGAAAGAAGCGGCACTAGCGTGGGGTAAAGATCGTCGTCGGCCGCGCTGATCGGACCGCCCAGCACGACCATCAGCGACGCCGAAACCGGGTCGGGCGCCTCGATTCGCGCAAAGCCCACGTCGAGATAACGGACGAGGCGGCCGCGTTCACCGAGCTCCAGCTCAAGACTGCCCAGATCCTCGAAGTGCACGTGGCGAATGGCCAGAACTTCGCGATTCATCGACCCGTTCCACCTTCAGGTTGACTAAAGACTTGCCGCAAGGCGGCGCCGGCCGGGTGACGGGCGAACAACAGATGCCGCACGCCGCAGCCGGCTTGGCAGTGTAGCGGATTGTCCGGAAACAGCCCGCCTGAAAGCACCGGATTATTGGGCGAAGATCTTCCAGGTCTTTTTCTGGGTGGTGACGTCAGCGGCTTCGTACACCGAACAGTCGAGACGCAGATCCGTATCCAGCATGTTCAGGTCGAGCAGCGCGCAATGGTGCGGCGTCTTCTTCGGATTCTTGCTCGGCTCGAAATGTGTGCACGTCAAACACATGCGGTGCGGCGGAATCGTGCCTTGCGCTTCGAGCTGATGGACGGTCTTGAGTAGCGTACGGTAGAACACGGCCTGTTCATCGTCACGCAACGTGCCGACAGCCTTGGCCAGAAAGTCCGGCCACTGCGCGGCGCGCTTGGCTGCCGTGCGGCCACGAGCCGTCAGGCGAACGGCGAGGGCACGGCCGTCGTCGAGGGCACGACGCTTTTCGACCAGACCTTTGGTCTCGAGCGTGCTGACTGCGTCACTGGTCGTCGCGGCGGTCAACGCTGTTTCGCGCGCGATTTCGCCAAGACGCATCGGGCCTTTGCGCTGCATCAGCAGGACGAGGATTTCGCCTTGAGTCGGCGTCAGGCCCGCGCCCTCCGCCCATTCCCAAGCCTGGCTCCGCATTGCCGTGCTCAATCGCAATAGGCTGTGGGTCACTCGCCCGGTTGCCTGTTCTCCGTATACGCCTTCGCTCATAGTATTCGATTGGTTTATTTACAGCTCTGGTGCGACGCCAGCTTACTGCTTCCAGCGACATCCGTAGCCTGTGTGGGGTGGCCTCGTCCCACTGCGAACGGGACGGTTTGTACTA comes from the Paraburkholderia sp. PREW-6R genome and includes:
- a CDS encoding sensor histidine kinase N-terminal domain-containing protein produces the protein MPQPAANSLRRTLLRRLAAPLSLLALMSGLIAYWLAWQYTQHVVDRSLADLATAISKQIQIAGPDARVAVPPLAQAMFSDPVEHLVYRISNGDTEIAGDHNLPLQGTSVRRMHYAYVFETQHEGVTVRVAQVRVDQPTGNPIVVEVGQPVHHRFRIAAEFLVAIMMPLLLLLLAGWVIVWRVVNQQLNPLTDLADSLNRQTHTSLEPVDETYVPVEIRPLTGALNALLGRLKTALDGQRKFIADAAHQLRTPLTAVKLHAEQAAVARDPQQTLVAVRELRAAADRAVRLSNQLLSLARAEPGEQAARFVNVDMAALAFDTGAEWVPRALASHVDLGFQRLDDPENEYALMARGNPVLLHEVIANLLDNALKYVPPSRFDGGRITVTVSQNVYNEVRMAEIIVEDNGPGVPSPQQPDLFKRFFRGDGQSDAGVDSGAGLGLAIVHDIMVLHHGSVHYEDAPEGGARFIVRIPVVSATVQTSRDDEAHRRLAKKSAHSAPIDL
- a CDS encoding SET domain-containing protein-lysine N-methyltransferase, with the translated sequence MSSRRIAVRRSGVHGKGVFAVEPIKAGERLIEYKGERISWKEALRRHPHNPAEPNHTFYFALDSGKVIDGKVNGNSARWINHSCAPNCEAEEIDGRVYVHALRDIEQGEEVFYDYGLVIDARQTKKLKKEYECRCGARKCRGTMLAPPEKAKSAAKAGKTAKKTKAPSKKAKK
- a CDS encoding NADH:flavin oxidoreductase/NADH oxidase, with translation MSALFSPLTLRSVTLPNRIVVSPMCQYSAERGEATAWHMIHLGSLALSGAGMLCIEATSVEPDGRITPGDLGLWDDSTEEALVPVLAAIRKHSHIKVAMQLSHAGRKASSHVPWEGGQLIPVSQGGWLPHAPSALPHKAGEEPPLALDTPGLNRIREAFASSARRAAHLGIDALEVHAAHGYLLHQFLSPLANQRTDDYGGSLENRMRFPLEIFDIVRAAFPADKPVGVRVSATDWVEGGWALEDTIAFAQELKKRGCDWIDVSSGGVSPLQKIPLEPGYQIPFARAVKQATGLTTIGVGLITDPLHAEQLIEEGDADLIALARALLYNPRWPWHAAAQLGATVEAPPQYWRSQPREQKALFGDISFGQR
- a CDS encoding glutamine amidotransferase, with translation MNREVLAIRHVHFEDLGSLELELGERGRLVRYLDVGFARIEAPDPVSASLMVVLGGPISAADDDLYPTLVPLLSLIEKRIAAGLPTLGICLGAQLIARALGARVYPSGRTELGWTPLTLTDAGRASPLRHLDGAQTSMLHWHGDTFDLPDNATLLASTPACENQAFAWGDHVLGLQCHPEIRADRFEPWLIGNAGELVAHGIDARRLRAETAQLGPTMEAAARRMFGEWLDQVEAQSKP
- a CDS encoding MarR family winged helix-turn-helix transcriptional regulator; translated protein: MSEGVYGEQATGRVTHSLLRLSTAMRSQAWEWAEGAGLTPTQGEILVLLMQRKGPMRLGEIARETALTAATTSDAVSTLETKGLVEKRRALDDGRALAVRLTARGRTAAKRAAQWPDFLAKAVGTLRDDEQAVFYRTLLKTVHQLEAQGTIPPHRMCLTCTHFEPSKNPKKTPHHCALLDLNMLDTDLRLDCSVYEAADVTTQKKTWKIFAQ